The nucleotide window ACCTCGACGGCATCGGACTCCAAGGCGCGGACTGGTGGGTCAACCTGCGCAAGTCCAACACCGAACCCCTGGTCCGGCTCAATGTCGAAGCCGCCGACCGGGCGCAGATGGAGTCGCTGACGCGCCAGGTCACGGACTTCGTCACTGCCCGTGCCTGAAGCACGCCCCTGCCTGAAGCGGACCTTCCACCCCACGAGTGAGTCTCGCCGGAGGCGAAGGCCGTCTGCGGTCGCGCAGAGCTGTCCGCAGACCGGTCAGGGTGGGACAAGCCGGCTGCTTCGGCAATAGACTCGAACCCGATCCGACAGTCCGCCCCCATGGAGGTACCGTGCTCGATTCCACCGATTTCAAGGTCGCCGATCTGTCTCTCGCCGAGGCCGGTCGACACCAGATCCGCCTGGCAGAGAGGGAGATGCCCGGGCTGATCGCCCTGCGTGAGGAATTCGCCTCGTCCGCGCCTCTGGCCGGTGCCCGCATCTCCGGCAGCCTGCACATGACCGTGCAGACCGCGGTGCTCATCGAAACCCTCGTCGCACTCGGTGCCGACGTCCGCTGGGCCAGCTGCAATATCTTCTCCACCCAGGACGAAGCCGCGGCCGCCGTCGTCGTCGGCTCCGGCACGCCTGAGGCCCCGGCCGGTGTCCCGGTCTTCGCGTGGAAGGGTGAGACGCTCGAAGAGTACTGGTGGGCCGCGGACAAGATCTTCGACTTCTCCGACGGTCCGAACCTCATCCTCGACGACGGCGGCGACGCCACCATGTACGTGCTCAAGGGGCGCGAATTCGAAGCCGCCGGGGGAGTCCCCACGGCAGCCGAGGACGACCCGGAGGAGTACAAGGTCCTGCTCGGCCAGATCGCTGCGGCGATGGAGGCGAACCCGGGACGCTTCGCTCGGTTGGCAGCAGGCATCAAGGGCGTGAGCGAGGAGACCACGACCGGAGTCAACCGCCTCTACCGCCTCGCCGAACAGGGAGAGCTGCCGTTCCCCGCCATCAACGTCAATGATTCGGTGACGAAGTCGAAGTTCGACAACCGGTACGGGATCCGGCACTCCCTGCCCGACGGCCTCAACCGCGCCACCGATGTCCTCATCGGCGGCAAGATCGCCGTCGTCGTCGGCTACGGCGATGTCGGCAAGGGCGCTGCCGAGGCCCTCCGCGGTCAGGGAGCGCGCGTCATCGTCATCGAGATCGATCCGATCTGCGCCCTGCAGGCGACGATGGACGGCTACCAGGTCGCTCACCTCGCCGAGGTGGCTCCTCAGGCGGACATCATCATCACCACGACCGGAAACACCCGGGTCGTCAGCGTCGAGGTGCTGCAGACCCTCAAACCTGGTGCCATCGTCGGCAATGTCGGTCATTTCGATGACGAGATCGACCTGGCCGGACTGTCCCGACTGCCCGGGGTGGAGAAGATCGAGATCAAACCGCAGGTCCACGAATGGTCCGTGCCGGTGCCGGCCGATTCCGGTCTCGACCGAGAGCGCACGGACTTCCTCGTCCTCTCCGAAGGCCGCCTGCTCAACCTCGGCAATGCCACCGGCCACCCGTCGTTCGTCATGAGCGCCTCATTCGCCAACCAGGTCCTCGCCCAGATCGAACTGTGGACCGCCCACGATCGCTATGACGATGCGGTGCACCGGCTGGCGAAGGACCTCGATGAGAAGGTCGCGCGCCTGCACCTGCCCGCGCTCGGAGCGAAGCTCTCAGAGCTGACGAAGGAACAGGCCGAGTACATCGGCGTCGACGTGGCCGGACCGTTTAAGCCCGAACACTACCGGTACTGATCAGCGGCGGGTGAGGGTGAGACCGTAGGGGAGGGTGTCGACCTCGGAACGGAACGCATCAGCGCGGGCAGCACGCCGCTGCTGTTTGTCGATCTCGACCCCGCGCTGGCGGTGGATGACCGCGGAGAGGAACTGTTCGGGAAACGTCCCCTCCGGCGGTGCCGGAGCCACATACGGGTTGAGTTCGGTGGCGAGTTCGATCGCTCGCTGCCACCTCGACTCGGCCCCGAGCTGCGGCGCCATGGCGAGGAACTGGACGATGCGCCGATGCAGACCGTCGGGGATCGTGGTCACGTCGGTGCGGCCCAGCCAGTCGTGCAGCTGCGGGGCCACATGAGTGTGCATGGGCGGCAGAGGCCGGCTGCGTTCGCTCACGGCCAGGGTCCCGGCCAAGTAGTCGCCGAGGCGTTTGGCCTGCGGCGAGAGCAGTCCGGACAGGGCCGCGATGCCGCCGCCTGAGGAGACGACCTCAAACGGCCACAGCAGGGCCCGGATGAAAGAGTGTCGCAGCCGCACCGCACCACCGTCATCGCGGACCACACGCAGTCCGAGGATGAGCTTGCCCAGCGACCGACCGTGGCTGAGCACCTCGACGAGCAGCGGCAGCAGCACGAACACGAAGACTGTCATGACGGTCATCAGCGATCCGAGCAGCAGCCCGTTGAGATCGAGGACGGCGAGCATCAGCCAGAACATGGCGATGAGCAGGCCGATATTCACCAGCGAATAGACGATGTAGTCGATGAGACAGCTCAGCGCCCGGGCCGCCAGAGCGGCCGGCTGGATATTGAGTTCGACGGCTTCACCGGTGATCAGAGTACTCACCCGACCATCGTGTCATATCCGGCTGCGCCGATGTGAGCGAGACTCGGCGAATGCGACCGTGTCATCACCTGCCGGGCACCGGTGGACGGATGCGGTCTCCGATAGGGTGGAGGCATGGATCCGAACCTGCTGGCCCAGCTGCACGGCGATGACTGGCTGGAGCTGTCGGCGTTGGCGAAGAGGAATACGCTGACACCCGAGCAGACGACGCGTTTCCTCAACCTCTACCGAGCGGCATCGAAGGATCTGTCGCGGATCACCACAGTGGCTCCCGACTCGCTCGAAGCCGCCAGGCTCTCGGCCATCGTCCACCGCTCCCGCAACCATCTCTCGTCCGTTCCCAGCGGGGGACTGTCGGGACTCGCACGCTTCTTCGTCATCAGCCTGCCCCTGTCGCTGTACCGACTTCGCTGGGACTTCGTCATCGTGGCCGCCGGCTTCCTCGCCGTCGCCGTGCTCTCAGGCATCTGGGCGGGAACGCATCCGGAGGTGCTTGAGACCTTCGGCAGCCGCGACTTCAGGCAGCAGTTCGCCGAACACGATTTCGTCGACTACTACAAGGAGAACCCGAACGGGTTCTTCGCCGTCGGCGTGTGGACGAACAACGCGTGGATCGCCGTCCAATTCGTCCTCCTCGGGATCACCGGCGGCTATGTCATCGTCGGGCTGTTCTCGAATGCGGTCAACGTCGGCTTCTCCGGGGCGATGATGTTCGAGTTCGACAGGGCCTCTGACTTCTTCCTCTACATCCTTCCCCACGGGATCCCGGAGATCAGCTGCATCATCCTCGCCGCGGCCGCAGGCCTGCGGCTGTTCTTCGCCTGGGTGGTGCCGGGACCGCGACTGCGCCGGGACAAGCTCGCCAGCGAGGCCCGGTCACTGCTCATCGTCGCCGGCGGCCTCGTCCTGCTGCTGTTCGGTTCGGGCCTCATCGAAGGCTTCGTGACTCCGAATCCGATTCCACCGGCGCTGAAGATCGCCATCGGAGTCCTCTACACCGCAGGAGTCGTCGTCTACGCCTGGCACTTCGGCAGGCGTGCCGCGGCAGCCGGACTCAGCGCCGACCTCGATGAGCATCAGGCTGGCTATTCGGTCATCTCCACCGATCGCTGACCAGCAGCGAAATCACAGTCCGCCGGTGACCTTGAGTCGGATGTAGAGATCGGCCAACGCTCCGGGAAGCTTCTCCGGCAGAGCGTGGACCGACGAGACGCCGAGCCCGCGCAGCCGTGTCTGCAGCGACGCCGTCGCCAACGTCTCCGCCTCGGCGGCCGCAGCCGTATAGATCTCTTCGACGTCGCCGCGCTCGGCAGCCAGATCTCTCAGGGTCGGATCTTCGACTCCGGCGACGACCACGCGGTGGTGAGCCGTCAGCGTGGGCAGCACCGGCAGAAGATCCTCGGCGACGGTCGATTCGTCGAGCTGCGTGACCAACACCACGAGCGCCTGCTGCCTGGACGTCTGGAGAACGGAGGCGGCGATCGACTCCCAGTTCGCCTCATAGAGCTCCGGGTCCACCGGTGTCAGCGCCACCGACAGGTCATGGACCGGGTCGTGGGCCCGGTGGCTCGACGCGATCGCCCGCACGCGCGCATCGGCGACGATGACATCGACACGGTCACCGGCACCCGTGGCCAGAGCCGTCAGCAGCAGCGACGCCTCGAGGGCGGCATCGAAGACCGTGCCTTCACCACAGCGGCGGGCGGAGAACCGAGAGGAATCGACGACGATGACGACCCTGCGATCCTTCTCCGGTCGCCACGTCTTGACCACGAGGTCCTGAGCCCTGGCACTGGCCCGCCAATCGATGGAGCGGACATCGTCGCCTTCGACATAGTCGCGCAGCGAATCGAACTCGGTGCCCATTCCGCGGATCATCACCGCAGACCGTCCTTCGAGCTCACGCAGCTTCTGCGTCTTCGACGGCAGTTCCCGACGGGACACGAACGGAGGCAGCACCCGCACGGAGGCGGGAACGTCGATGCTCTTCTGCCGGGCGATGAGCCCGAGCACGCTGCGGCTGCGCACCGTGACCAGATCGCCGGGCAGCGCGCCTCGGCGCACCGGCAGCAGCTCGGTGCGGACCTCGGTCTGCTCACCCGGTTCGAGCACATGGTGAGAGCGGGTCTCGACCGCACCGGCACTCGGCACCCAGGCATCTCGTACGTGGATCCGCATCCGGCGGGTCGACCCGTTGAGCAGTGTCAGCGTGCTGTGGGTGCCATCGCCGAGGCGGACCATCGGTCCCGGTGTGCGTTGGAGTTCCAGCCCGTGCACGCGGGGGACGAGGAAGAAGTCGACAAACGCGGCGATGACGATCACACCGGCCACGATCAGCGCCGTCGGCCACGAGGGCACCAGCATGATGGGCACGAGGCCGAGGAGAGTGAGCAGGAACAGTCGGGCGGTCATTCAGCGGGGCACTTCGGTGGTGGCGATGATCGAATCGAGGACCTGTCCGACGTTGAGACCGTCCATCTGCGCCTCGGGGCGCAGGATGACACGGTGCGACAGCGACATATGGGCCAATGCCTTGACATCATCGGGGGTGACATAGTGTCGACCGCTGAGCCACGCATGGGCACGCGCTGCACCGAGCATCCGCGCTGCCCCGCGGGGCGAGACGCCCAACGCCAGGGACGGTGTCTGGCGGGTGGCCCGGGCGAGGTCGACGATATAGGTGATGATCTGCGGGGCGATGTAGATCTTCGCGACCGCCTCACGCGCTCGGCCGATGAGTGCGGCATCTGCCACCGGACGCAGGCCCGCTGCCGACAGGGCTCCGGCATCGAAGCCGCGAGCATGCCGGTCGAGGATCTCGAATTCGTGGTCCCGTTCGGGCAGGTCGAGGACGAGTTTGAACAGGAACCGGTCGAGCTGCGCCTCCGGCAGCGGATAGGTGCCTTCGTATTCGACCGGGTTCTGTGTGGCTGCGACGAGGAACGGCTCGGGCAGCTTCTGGGAGCGTCCGCCGACCGACACCTGATGTTCTTCCATGGCTTCGAGCAGAGCCGACTGGGTCTTCGGCGGAGTGCGGTTGATCTCATCGGCGATGAGGATGTTCGTGAACACCGGGCCGGGACGGAAGGTGAAGTCGGAGGTCGAGGCATCGTAGACCAGCGAACCCGTGACATCGCCGGGCATGAGGTCGGGAGTGAACTGCACGCGTGAGCTCTCCAGGCTGACCGCGGCCGCGAAGCTGCGCACGAGCAGGGTCTTCGCCACCCCGGGAACCCCTTCGAGGAGGACATGGCCCTGGCACAGCAGTGCGATGAGCATCCCGGTCACCGCTTGGTCCTGGCCGACGACGGCCTTGGCGATCTCCGTGCGCACCCCGGCGAACGCCTCACGCACCGGATCCGGTTCCGCCGGCGGGGTCTGCTGAGCAGGGGCGGCTGGAGCCTGCGGCGCGGCCGGTTCGTGGGCCGGTTCCTGAGGCTGGGCCGGAGCCTGCGGTGCGGTCGGTTCCTGAGGTGTGGTGGGGTCTTGGGGAGACTGGGTCATGGGATCTCACTTTCTAACTGGGTGAGCTGATGGACGAGTGCGGTGAGTTCGGCATCTGTGCGTGCCGAGGCAGAGACGAAGACGTGGTGGACGTACTCGGGGTCGGCTCCCGTGGTCGCCGCGATGCGGGCGATGATGTCCGAGCTGCGGGCATCAGGGCTGAGACTCAGGCGTTTGGCGATGCGCAGCAGGGCACCTGTTCGCAGAGTGTGCAGGGCCCCGTCCCGGTCGTGGCTGCGCGAGCTCAGAGCCGCTCGACCGTGCACCGTCTCCACCGCCGGCACGATGACCGGCAGACGTTCGAGAGCCAGAGGCCCGAACCGGCGTCCGATGACGAGCAGGAGGACGAGCACGCAGGGGATCAGCCACAGGACGCCGGCGAGGAACCAGCCGGGCACGAAATCGATCGTCGACGGCGGCGACTGCTGCGCCTCGGCAGCGCCGAAGGTCGGGTAGTAGACGACGAGGTGCTCAGTCTGGGACAGCTGAGAGAGCACGAGGGAGGCGTTGCCCTCCTCATCGATGTGTTCATTGGTCAGCCAGTCGGAATTGCCGAGCACGGTCAGCGGCACCGAACCGCCGGAATCGGTGACGAGCTGTCCGCGCGCAGAGCCGGGAGCCACCTCGGTGTCGTCGATCTCATCGACCCCGGGCCCGGTGAACGGATAGCAGGCAGTGATCCCGTCGGTGCCCTTCTTCGCCTCCGCGTACTCGACCTCACCGGTGGTCACGAGCCCGGCGGCGCGGGAGCTTCGCGAGTCGCATCCAGGTGGGGACACGGCATCCGGGTTGGCCAGCGGACTGAGGTTGTCATTGACGGTGATCCGGTCGGTGAACTCCGCGACACTCGGTCCCGGATCGGCGAGGACGAGCCGGTTGCCGTGGGTGCGCAGAGCGTACTGGAGGCCGGCGATGTCCCCGGGCGACAGGGCCTCGGTGTTCGTGGGGATGAGCAGCGTGGTGTCGGGGCGGGCAGCTGCCGTGCGCGCCTGCTCCTGATCCTCGGTGGTGGTGACGTCGACATCGTGGGTGCGCAGGGTCTCGACGAGGGCCTTCGTGCCGGTGCGCGCGGTCGAGTCATAGTGCAGGGGAGCATCGGACTCATCGTCGCCGGTCAGCAGCACGAGAGCGATCACGGTGATGAGGATGACGAAGGCCGCGACGATCCACACCGACGCCGAACGCAGGCGGGCGCGCAGCGGGATCCGCGTGCTCGACCGTGTGCCGCGGGCGGCGACGTCCAACTGTGCGCTCATGCCGGTGCCTCCTGGCGGTGGACCGGCAGGCTGCTCAGGCTGCGATCGAGGGCACACAGATCCGCATAGACCTCACCGAGGTCGCGGTCGACGCGCGCCGACCGTGCCGATTCCTCCCCGTAGCGGAGGTCGTTGAAGACCTCGGCCACGCTGTGGACGGCGGGTCCGTGCTCGGGCAGGGCCGCCTCGGCGGCATGGGCGAGCTCACTGGCAGTGGCCGAGGACTCGAGCGAGACGATCTGCTTGACCGAGAGGACAGCGAAGATCGCGCGGGATTCGTCGATGACAGCGGTCTCGAAGTCCCCCGCACGGGCGGCCCTGGCGGCGCTCTCGCGCCACGGACCCGGCTCCGGCAGGGACACGACGGGATCGAAGGCCGACAGGGGCACCCCGACGCGGCGGAACCCGGCCCGGCGGACCCGCCAGACGATGAGGGCGATGATCGCGGCGAGTCCGAGGACGACGAAGATCAGCAGCCAGGGGGAATTCGCGCCCAGGGCGGCCCTGACGAGCGAATCCCACAGCGAGGACAGCCACCGGCCGATCTGCTCCAAGGGGGTGAGGTCGTTGGCGGCGTATTCGGACTTCGAGAGTTCGCGTTCGACCCATTCGCGACCGGTGTCCCGGTCGATGCCGGACGCGGCGACGAGCTGTGCCTGGCTCAGCTGGGAGGACACAGCGGTGCGGAGCTGCGCGGCCGCCTCGGTGAGGGGGAGAGGGATCATCGGTCCTCCTCAGCGCGGATGAGGACGAGGTCGAGACCCTCGGTGCGCATCTGCTGGTCGAAGAAGCAGACCGTGACGAGGCAGGCGAAATAGGCGAAGAGGACGGCCGAAGACACGAGCGTGAGTCCCAGCAGCAGGCCGGCGGCGGCGATGCCGATGGCAGCCTGCGCAGTCTCGGAATCGGTGGTCGTGGCCATGCCGATGCCCATGGCGAGCGAGATGATGAAGACCAACGGGGTGATGATGAGCTGGACGAGCTGATTGGACAGGAAATATCCCAGCGCGAGTTGGCCGAGCATGCGCCAGAAACCGCGTCCCGTCAGGCTCCAGGAGCGTTTGATCCCGGCGCGCACGCTCAGTCCCTCGACCGCGATCGCCGATCCGAGGAACGCCAGGCGCAGGTTGATCCAGATGAGCGCGAGGAACCACAGCAGTCCGGCCAGGCCCGCCCAGACGAAGGCGAGGATCACCGAATCTGCGGTGGCGAACAGCAGCGTGGGAGCGGTGAGAGCCAGCAGCAGGCCGAGGTTGATTCCGCACATGAGCAGTGTGGCCAGAATGAGCCGCCAGCGGCGCCCGGACAGGGATGCCCACGCTTGGGACAGAGTGGTTCTGCGGGCGCCGAAGGAAGCGCGGGTGCCGGTGGCGACGAGCCCGGAGAGCAGATGCGCCAAGCCCAGGCTGAGCAGGCTCAGCCCCGCCGATCCCAGCTGGGCGAGG belongs to Brevibacterium spongiae and includes:
- a CDS encoding AAA family ATPase, whose amino-acid sequence is MTQSPQDPTTPQEPTAPQAPAQPQEPAHEPAAPQAPAAPAQQTPPAEPDPVREAFAGVRTEIAKAVVGQDQAVTGMLIALLCQGHVLLEGVPGVAKTLLVRSFAAAVSLESSRVQFTPDLMPGDVTGSLVYDASTSDFTFRPGPVFTNILIADEINRTPPKTQSALLEAMEEHQVSVGGRSQKLPEPFLVAATQNPVEYEGTYPLPEAQLDRFLFKLVLDLPERDHEFEILDRHARGFDAGALSAAGLRPVADAALIGRAREAVAKIYIAPQIITYIVDLARATRQTPSLALGVSPRGAARMLGAARAHAWLSGRHYVTPDDVKALAHMSLSHRVILRPEAQMDGLNVGQVLDSIIATTEVPR
- a CDS encoding DUF58 domain-containing protein, producing MTARLFLLTLLGLVPIMLVPSWPTALIVAGVIVIAAFVDFFLVPRVHGLELQRTPGPMVRLGDGTHSTLTLLNGSTRRMRIHVRDAWVPSAGAVETRSHHVLEPGEQTEVRTELLPVRRGALPGDLVTVRSRSVLGLIARQKSIDVPASVRVLPPFVSRRELPSKTQKLRELEGRSAVMIRGMGTEFDSLRDYVEGDDVRSIDWRASARAQDLVVKTWRPEKDRRVVIVVDSSRFSARRCGEGTVFDAALEASLLLTALATGAGDRVDVIVADARVRAIASSHRAHDPVHDLSVALTPVDPELYEANWESIAASVLQTSRQQALVVLVTQLDESTVAEDLLPVLPTLTAHHRVVVAGVEDPTLRDLAAERGDVEEIYTAAAAEAETLATASLQTRLRGLGVSSVHALPEKLPGALADLYIRLKVTGGL
- a CDS encoding RDD family protein; the protein is MSTLITGEAVELNIQPAALAARALSCLIDYIVYSLVNIGLLIAMFWLMLAVLDLNGLLLGSLMTVMTVFVFVLLPLLVEVLSHGRSLGKLILGLRVVRDDGGAVRLRHSFIRALLWPFEVVSSGGGIAALSGLLSPQAKRLGDYLAGTLAVSERSRPLPPMHTHVAPQLHDWLGRTDVTTIPDGLHRRIVQFLAMAPQLGAESRWQRAIELATELNPYVAPAPPEGTFPEQFLSAVIHRQRGVEIDKQQRRAARADAFRSEVDTLPYGLTLTRR
- the ahcY gene encoding adenosylhomocysteinase, with protein sequence MLDSTDFKVADLSLAEAGRHQIRLAEREMPGLIALREEFASSAPLAGARISGSLHMTVQTAVLIETLVALGADVRWASCNIFSTQDEAAAAVVVGSGTPEAPAGVPVFAWKGETLEEYWWAADKIFDFSDGPNLILDDGGDATMYVLKGREFEAAGGVPTAAEDDPEEYKVLLGQIAAAMEANPGRFARLAAGIKGVSEETTTGVNRLYRLAEQGELPFPAINVNDSVTKSKFDNRYGIRHSLPDGLNRATDVLIGGKIAVVVGYGDVGKGAAEALRGQGARVIVIEIDPICALQATMDGYQVAHLAEVAPQADIIITTTGNTRVVSVEVLQTLKPGAIVGNVGHFDDEIDLAGLSRLPGVEKIEIKPQVHEWSVPVPADSGLDRERTDFLVLSEGRLLNLGNATGHPSFVMSASFANQVLAQIELWTAHDRYDDAVHRLAKDLDEKVARLHLPALGAKLSELTKEQAEYIGVDVAGPFKPEHYRY
- a CDS encoding stage II sporulation protein M, encoding MDPNLLAQLHGDDWLELSALAKRNTLTPEQTTRFLNLYRAASKDLSRITTVAPDSLEAARLSAIVHRSRNHLSSVPSGGLSGLARFFVISLPLSLYRLRWDFVIVAAGFLAVAVLSGIWAGTHPEVLETFGSRDFRQQFAEHDFVDYYKENPNGFFAVGVWTNNAWIAVQFVLLGITGGYVIVGLFSNAVNVGFSGAMMFEFDRASDFFLYILPHGIPEISCIILAAAAGLRLFFAWVVPGPRLRRDKLASEARSLLIVAGGLVLLLFGSGLIEGFVTPNPIPPALKIAIGVLYTAGVVVYAWHFGRRAAAAGLSADLDEHQAGYSVISTDR
- a CDS encoding DUF4129 domain-containing protein, whose amino-acid sequence is MIPLPLTEAAAQLRTAVSSQLSQAQLVAASGIDRDTGREWVERELSKSEYAANDLTPLEQIGRWLSSLWDSLVRAALGANSPWLLIFVVLGLAAIIALIVWRVRRAGFRRVGVPLSAFDPVVSLPEPGPWRESAARAARAGDFETAVIDESRAIFAVLSVKQIVSLESSATASELAHAAEAALPEHGPAVHSVAEVFNDLRYGEESARSARVDRDLGEVYADLCALDRSLSSLPVHRQEAPA
- a CDS encoding DUF4350 domain-containing protein, which encodes MSAQLDVAARGTRSSTRIPLRARLRSASVWIVAAFVILITVIALVLLTGDDESDAPLHYDSTARTGTKALVETLRTHDVDVTTTEDQEQARTAAARPDTTLLIPTNTEALSPGDIAGLQYALRTHGNRLVLADPGPSVAEFTDRITVNDNLSPLANPDAVSPPGCDSRSSRAAGLVTTGEVEYAEAKKGTDGITACYPFTGPGVDEIDDTEVAPGSARGQLVTDSGGSVPLTVLGNSDWLTNEHIDEEGNASLVLSQLSQTEHLVVYYPTFGAAEAQQSPPSTIDFVPGWFLAGVLWLIPCVLVLLLVIGRRFGPLALERLPVIVPAVETVHGRAALSSRSHDRDGALHTLRTGALLRIAKRLSLSPDARSSDIIARIAATTGADPEYVHHVFVSASARTDAELTALVHQLTQLESEIP